AATTCTTGGGACATTATACCTGTCAGCTTGACGCCAGACAGTTTCAGACTGAGGTTCAACTCCGCCAACTGCACAAAAAACTACAACAGCCCCATCTAAAACCTTTAAAGACCTTTCAACTTCAACTGTAAAATCTACGTGGCCGGGAGTATCAATCAAATTAATGTGAATATCTTTCCATGTGCAGGTAGTTGCAGCAGCAGTAATCGTAATTCCTCGTTCCTGCTCTTGCACCATCCAGTCCATGGTAGCAGCTCCATCGTGGACTTCTCCGATTTTATAGGTTCTACCGGTATAAAAAAGGATGCGCTCGCTGGTTGTTGTTTTCCCAGCGTCGATGTGCGCGATAATCCCGATATTTCTAATTTTATCTAAAGGTATCTTTCTCATAGTTTACCAGCGGAAATGTGCAAACGCTTTGTTTGATTCTGCCATCTTATGTGTATCGTCTCTCTTTTTAATACATGAACCTTCGCCTTTGTAGGCTGAAATAATTTCTTCGGCAATCTTCTCACTCATTGTTTTGCCTTTTTTACTCTTAGCAAAATCTCTTATCCAACGCAATGCAATTGAAGTGCCACGTTCTTGACGCACTTCAATAGGAACCTGATAAGTTGCGCCACCTACCCTTCTGGGTTTTACTTCAAGCCTCGGACGGGCATTATCTAAAGCCTTATTAAATACTTTTAAGACGTCTTGATCATTAAGCTGTTTTTTAATAATATCAAATGATCCATAAACCATTTTTTCAGCTATTGCTTTTTTACCTTTAAGCATTACCATGTTGATGAATTTTGCAACAATCTTACTGTTGAACTTTGGGTCTGCTGTTATTTCTTTCTCTTGAGCTTTTCTTCTTCTCATTTGTAATTATTAACTCCTATTTCTTAGGCATTTTTGCGCCGTATTTAGAACGAGATTTTCTGCGCTGGTTAACACCGGCTGCATCAAGCGTACCTCTTACAATATGGTACCTGACGCCCGGTAAATCTTTTACACGTCCGCCTCTTACTAATACTATGGAATGCTCCTGAAGATTGTGCCCTTCTCCCGGAATATATGAAGTAACTTCTATGCCTGTGGTTAACCTTACCCTTGCGATTTTTCTTAATGCTGAGTTAGGTTTCTTCGGTGTCATTGTACGAACCTGCAAACAAACCCCTTTTCTCTGAGGGCATGCTTTTAAAGCCGGTGATTTTGATTTCTTCTTTTTGGATATTCTTCCGTACCTAATTAATTGCGAAATTGTTGGCATAGATTATTCCTTTATCTTTTCAGTCTCTCTTACTTCTTCTTTCTTACTTACTTTTTCTTCAGCAGTTTTTACTAATTCAATTTGGCGATGATCACTAAAACCTGTTCCAGCCGGAATAAGATGGCCTACAATAACATTTTCTTTAAGCCCAAAAAGTTCGTCTCTCTTTCCGGATGCAGCAGCTTCGGTAAGCACTCTTGTAGATTCCTGGAAACTTGCAGCAGAAATAAAGCTTTCTGTGGTAATAGAAGCTTTCGTAACACCAAGCAGTAATGGCGTGGCCTGTGCAGGCTTTCCTTCTTTTTTAATGATTTTGGCGTTTTCTTTATGGAATTTCCATTTATCAACTTGTTGAGTCGCCAAAAATTCGGTATCTCCCGGATCTTCAATTCTAACTTTTTTAAGCATCTGCCTGATGATAACTTCAATATGCTTATCATTGATCCTGACGCCTTGCAGACGATAAACTTCCTGTATTTCGTTAACCAGATATTCTTGCAAGACTTTGTCTCCGCAGACTCTTAAGATATCCTGTAAAACTACAGGCCCGTCAGTAAGCTGTTGGCCGGCATCAACTTTATCACCTTTATAAACATTAGGATGCTTTCCATGAGGAATTACGTATTCTCTCTGCATCCCTGTGATGGACTTTACAATAATTACTCTCTGGCCTTTTTTAGTTTCACCAAATTCAACAAAACCGTCAATTTCACTGATTACTGCGGGATCCTTAGGCCTTCTTGCTTCAAATAATTCTGCTACTCGGGGAAGACCACCTGTAATATCCCTTGTTTTAACGACGAGTCTTGGGATTTTAGCAAGGAGTTCTCCACCGTCAACTTTCTGCCCATCTTTAACCAAAATATGGGCTCCTATAGGAATAGGATAAATTCCTGAAACAGATTTAGATTCATCTAAAACAACAATTTGAGGATGAAATTCCTGTTTATGCTCAACGACAACGCGCTCAACCAATTTTGTAACAGGATTAAGCTCTTCTCTTACTGTTATGCCTTCGCGTAAATCTTCAAATTTAACTTCACCGGGAACTTCAGTAAGGATTGGAATAGTGTAGGGATCCCAACGTACAAATGCTATTCCCTTTGTGACCTCTGCGCCATCATCAATGCTGATAAATGCGCCCTGAGGAACAGCATATCTTTCAAGTTCTCTTCCTTGTTTATCATTAATACTTACTGCGCCGTTTCTATTTAAAACAACATTTTCTTTATTTCTTGTGGTTGATCTTACGCTATGGTATTTAACAATACCTTTATTCTTGGATTTAAAGAATGACTGCTCAACTGTCCTAGAAGCAGTTCCACCGATATGGAATGTTCTCATTGTTAGCTGGGTACCAGGTTCACCGATACTCTGCGCGGCAATTACGCCAACTGCTTCGCCCAGCTCAACGATTCTCCCGGAAGCAAGATTCCTACCGTAGCATTTTGTGCAAACTCCTCGCCCCGATTCGCAGGTTAATACGCTTCTGATACGTATCCTTTCAATCCCTAATTTTTCTATCATATCAGCTTTTTCTTCGCTGATATCGCTGCCAGCTTCAACAATAACTTCGTCGGTTATAATATCTACTATGTTATCCAAAGCAACTCTTCCAACAATACGGTCCTTAAGGCTAACAACAACTTCGTCACCTTCAATAATTGCAGCGACAGTAATTCCGTTAAGAGTGCCGCAATCTAGTTCATTAACAATTACTTCCTGGGCGACATCTACAAGCCTTCTGGTTAAGTAACCAGCGTCAGCTGTTTTAAGCGCTGTATCTGCCAAACCTTTACGTGCACCGTGTGTTGAAATAA
This genomic interval from Candidatus Omnitrophota bacterium contains the following:
- the rpsG gene encoding 30S ribosomal protein S7, which translates into the protein MRRRKAQEKEITADPKFNSKIVAKFINMVMLKGKKAIAEKMVYGSFDIIKKQLNDQDVLKVFNKALDNARPRLEVKPRRVGGATYQVPIEVRQERGTSIALRWIRDFAKSKKGKTMSEKIAEEIISAYKGEGSCIKKRDDTHKMAESNKAFAHFRW
- the rpsL gene encoding 30S ribosomal protein S12 → MPTISQLIRYGRISKKKKSKSPALKACPQRKGVCLQVRTMTPKKPNSALRKIARVRLTTGIEVTSYIPGEGHNLQEHSIVLVRGGRVKDLPGVRYHIVRGTLDAAGVNQRRKSRSKYGAKMPKK